gacataattaaaagcccttaaagatcttccttgagagactacattgggttaacttaccactgctaggatgtccttgttctattgcaagtcaatctagaggtgtttctagttgagtcagtgGGGGAAGGCAGCATAGGGGGTGGcggatctggtgtggtggtggggaaagGCAACGGAgagggcggcggatctggtctGGTAATGCTCCATCTCGTAAAAACATGTGCAGAGGGTTTCGCCGTCGGAGGAGCGGACTAGGCTATTCGAGGGGATGAAGGCGATTGGCTTTACTCCTCCGATTGGTGGGTAGActgggcggcggatctggtgcGGCGGCGGGTGGAAGGaggtgaaattagggtttggcgGGTGGGGGAAAGGGGGGAGACGATGGGgggtttctttttttgtttttttttttgttttttttttcatgtgtcAATTTTCAGTCATAATAGGCGCCATGTCGGTGCCATGTCAGCTCGGAGCTTCACCGGAGCAaaaaagcatggaaaaattgttcaatctcttaaattcagggaattttttataaaaaaaaaagttcatgacaAGTTTGGAAatcggcccaaagttcatggtttttgatgtaattaaccctaaaatttaaTAGTAAATCACAAATTTAAACGTAAGTAACATGATAAATGGGTCAAATTTAAGATAAAAGCCAAAATCCATTTACTCAACAATCTAATTTGAAATATTAGTTTCTCAAAATAAGACAGTCTACCCAAAATAGAAGTGACAAAAGGggaaaaaaatcattatatcaACTTCATAAACTGTGCGAAGCTGCATGCCATCATTTCCATGCAGCAACACACGAACAAATGGCCAATCAAAGTAGTGGGAAGAAAAGTCCACTTTTTCTCGATGCTGCacttctagagagagaaagagagagagagagagagaggaagaatcATATAAAAAACTACAGCTAGATTTCTGCATTCAATGATGCCTTTATTATTGCCGTCTGAGTTTGACCCCACCGAACTCTCTTCAATTCCTGTCTACCTTCTTCTCTTTCTAATAAAGGCCCTTTGCCATTTCGATTTTGCTATCAACACTAATAATCAAAAGCGTCTCTAGCAAATCCAGGTACATTTCTTGTTTAAATCTCCGATTACCATAACCGAAATCATCATCAAATATTGTTGTAAGCGCACACGAAAAAGAATGTTTTATTACTCTTCTTATTTTCTTCCGCCAGATTAATAGATCTATGTCTCTGGGTTTCGAATTTTGGCTGCTTTTGTTGTGAACTGTTTGGTGCAATTCTTTATAAGCCATCATTATTGACTTTGTATCGATGAGATCTCGTTCGTACAACGTGTtttaattttgactttttgagaTTGAATATTTTGCATGAACTTTAAAGTGTTTCCCCCATTTACTTTCTTCTGCGTTTTCTACCCCTGATTTCTATGTTGACAACTGATGAAGAAATTGTTCTAGAAAAGCTCTGAAAATTTAAAAACCTCATTCAAATCTCTGCCACAGGTGGTGCAAGGTTTACTCTGAGGCAGAAATCAAGAGTTGATTTGTATTGGCTGTCGGATTTTCGATTTTGAGTGCATTTTGGGAATTGCTGTGAGTTTTTGACAAAGAAGATTTTGATGTCACTGTCTGTTTCTTGACATACCTACTGATTACCAAAAAGGGGTGTTTCTGCCTTCGCTATTATCAAACAGGTTTAGATTTGGCAGATTTAGCAGAAATCTCAAAAGGTGGCGTTTGTGTTTCTTTCTTGGCTTATTATCAAACAGTTTTAGATTTGGCAGATTTAGCAGAAATCACAAAAGGTGGTGTTTGTATTTCTGCCTAGTCTATTATTAGATTTGGCAGAAAATCAGAAAATAGTTGTGAAAGATGGGTTCATTTCCAGGGCATGCAATTCCTGGGACATTGTTTCTAGTCATTGGTGTGTGGCACATGTGGTGCTCTCTAATCAGATATGCATCAAATCCTAAATCTTTCCAAGTCAGGGTTTGGAACCCTGTTCCTGGCTTTGATGGTAGGCTTAAATACTTGGAGCTCTATGTGATTGCAATCGGAGCTTTCTTCGATCTATGCATAGAGTTTCTGTATTCGACCCATCTCAAGATCGTTGTTCATGGAGTCTTGAACCCTTCTCATATGAATGACTTTGAGCACTCCGGGATGCTGCTTATGTTCTTCATCTTTGGCGTTGTTGCACTTCTCTCTGAGAAGACGAGGTTTGTCTCCTGTGGTTTCTGTTAGATTTAGTTACTCTGTGTATGTATTAGAGTGTCTTGCTTTTTGATGTCTTGATTTGGGAAGAGAACATGAAACATAGATAGTGGATCAACTAAACCTCTCAAGGTTTTTTTGACAGAGGTCATGGAAATTGTGAAGATTTGCAGAGGTTATTTATTCATTGTCTGGCATGTGCAACGAAAACTTCTGTCTCGATTCTAAGAGTTTTTGTGAAAGCCTTTCATTTGCTGCTTCTATTGCAAATTCGAGTTCTTGCTTTTCTTAGCATAGCTTAAAGTTTGCCTTTCTTGTGTTTAATTATAAAGCTGTCTTCTTCTAGTTGCTCATAGGAATTTGAAGCTCAATTTTTCTATAGATTAATATGTTTGTTTTTCCTCTTTGCTCCTTTCTCAGCTACCTACCATTGCCAGAGGGCGCTTTATGCTTCGTCGCTTCAGCAGCATTCACAGCAGAGTacattttattctattttcacTCCACCACTCACATGGGCCTCGAAGGATGGTATCACTTCATCCTCGTCCTCCTAATCGGCCTATGTATACTGTCGACAGTTGCTGGAGCTCTCATGCCTACCAGTTTCCCAGCCGACTTATGCAGTGGCATGGCCATGACACTCCAAGGCCTTTGGTTCTATCAAACAGCGTTTACTCTCTATGGTTCAATGATGCCAGATGGTTGTTTGCTCAAGGACAACGAGGTCAAATGTCGTTCCACGGAACATGAAATCCGTGGTGAGTTGCTGGCAAATTTCCAACTATTTGTTCAAGTTTTCAGTGTTCTTGTCGCTGTTGCTGGAGCCTATATCTATATCGAGCCAAAATACGGGCATTCTAGTTCTGTCGGTTCACATGCACTTGATGATGGCCAAGATCAGAAGATAATTTCCTCAGCAAGATGACATGTTCTTTCTCATAGTAGTTCGTTTCTTCGATTCTTGACAAGGAGGCATCAGGCATGTAGATGAAGGAAACTCTGGTTTGGACAGATGTATCCACACTCTGTTTTACATGTTCATGGTCTTTTGTAGTTTACATGTAGAGTAGAGTCGAGCCAAGGATAGCAGAATTGCAGCATTTCTTGTAGAAATATCATTACACTTAGAAAATTTTGGCCGTTATGAATGTTCTCTTGATTTTTGTTATACTGGATGTGTCTTGTGTTGAATTATGGAACTTAAAAGTATTGAACAACCATGCCAGGAAATGGCAATCCGTCCAATTTTTGTCCGTTTTGGTCAAAATCTTAATAATAATCTGAGTAGGATTTATTAGAAAATAGGCATCGTGTAATTGTAATGAAAAACATTCTATCGAAAAATCTCTAGCTTAGCATCATCCCAAGACGTAATCACATTTCAATTAATTATGTTAACAATTTGTGTGTTTTCTTTCGTAATATTTTTGTGCTTAATATGTAACATGTTGGAGGTAAGAGGTTTAATGCAATCTTCAACTGGGAAGCAACAGAATTGAATTTCTTCTACGGCTCTCTATAAAGTAGATATGATTATGTTAAAGCTGAAATATAAAAGTGAACTATAAACATTAGTCATTGCGATCCAACTTACCTTTTTTAGTGTTTCATTTCACCTCAGGGCATCGCCAGAGCACTATTAAAAGTAAAGCAAAATAACAACGTCAACACATAAGAAGACTAGAGATGAtaagaaagcaaaaaaaaacaGAGTAAAAAATCGTatgtttttgtgaaaaaaattaCATGAAAGGAATGAATCTTGAGAATTCATGGAATTGCCATCAACAATGAGGCAGGATGTGTATGCAATTCCCAGCCAGTACTATTCAAATTTTAGGCCATAATATGTATCGGATGCACAGACAACAGGTCATCTAGACCCACGGCTCTCACCATATTCGGCGGCCACACATAATAGTAAAACCCATGCTCATTGGTTGGTCCATGGAAGAATAACATTACATACAAACTTGTAAACACGCTTATTTAAGAATTAAATGTTAGATTCTAGCAACAAGACATGATGAAACTGAAGCTGCAAAGAGACGAGTACAGATTTTTTGTTACTAGCAGTGTAACAAACACGTATATATCTCTAAAAACGCTAGTTGTGATAGGTGAGCGTCAAACTTGTTTAGTATGGGACAATGGATTCTATGAGCTCTTGCAGTGGTGCAAGTTCCTTCTTGTCAATCAGGTTAAATTCCTGCACATTCAACACATACTTTAGTctcagtaaaaaaaaaaggggaggGGGGAAATTGCTCCATTACCATAAACTAGAAACTGAATGAAAAAAATAGAGTAAACAGATAGAAAACTTACACATGTGAACAGTATAAAATGCTTGAAGCATGTATTTAGATGGGCTTCCTCCTTAAGACTCACAATCTTCTGAAAATGAGAGTGATATATATGCGCATATACTCGGAAGAGACGCTTGAATATGGTCTTTAcaacatctttaaaatttgaagGAAATGGTGCACCTGCAAAAATTTCTCATCAGTCATCAGAATTATGATATTGTATAAAAGAAGGCACGAAAGGGGGGATGAATACAAGACAGTGGCTACCACCATGTATAAAAGTAAGATTAGAGTACCATTTTACCCCAATAAAGAAATAGTTGGGAGGG
The genomic region above belongs to Salvia miltiorrhiza cultivar Shanhuang (shh) chromosome 5, IMPLAD_Smil_shh, whole genome shotgun sequence and contains:
- the LOC130987061 gene encoding uncharacterized protein LOC130987061 → MGSFPGHAIPGTLFLVIGVWHMWCSLIRYASNPKSFQVRVWNPVPGFDGRLKYLELYVIAIGAFFDLCIEFLYSTHLKIVVHGVLNPSHMNDFEHSGMLLMFFIFGVVALLSEKTSYLPLPEGALCFVASAAFTAEYILFYFHSTTHMGLEGWYHFILVLLIGLCILSTVAGALMPTSFPADLCSGMAMTLQGLWFYQTAFTLYGSMMPDGCLLKDNEVKCRSTEHEIRGELLANFQLFVQVFSVLVAVAGAYIYIEPKYGHSSSVGSHALDDGQDQKIISSAR
- the LOC130987062 gene encoding MOB kinase activator-like 1A isoform X2, which encodes MACCQQYEYRWADGVQIKKPIEVSAPKYVEYLMDWIESQLDDESLFPQKLGAPFPSNFKDVVKTIFKRLFRVYAHIYHSHFQKIVSLKEEAHLNTCFKHFILFTCEFNLIDKKELAPLQELIESIVPY